A part of Chloroflexota bacterium genomic DNA contains:
- a CDS encoding ParB/RepB/Spo0J family partition protein yields MARKRSGLGKGLDALIPGGESRLPGNSVALLPVDAIRPNPRQPRSHFSEEALDELAASIREHGVIQPLIVAQAPEGEGYVLIAGERRLQAAKRAGLTRVPALVREASEQQLLELALIENVQRADLNPLETAEAYRQLHEEFGLSHEEIARRVGKSRVAVSNTLRLLKLPPAVQKALLEGRITEGHARALLGLASPEAQEAALRTVENKRLTVRQTEELVRRLQGERPSARPRQTAAPELRDLEARLETTLGTRVRLTRTRKGGAITIYYYSDEELEALLHKLGG; encoded by the coding sequence ATGGCACGCAAACGTTCCGGACTCGGCAAAGGGCTGGACGCCCTCATCCCCGGCGGGGAAAGCCGCCTGCCGGGTAACAGCGTGGCGCTGCTGCCGGTGGACGCCATCCGCCCCAACCCGCGTCAGCCGCGCAGCCACTTTTCAGAAGAGGCGCTGGACGAACTGGCGGCCTCCATTCGCGAGCATGGCGTCATCCAGCCCCTCATCGTGGCACAGGCGCCCGAGGGCGAGGGCTATGTGCTCATCGCCGGCGAGCGGCGGCTGCAGGCAGCCAAACGCGCCGGACTGACGCGCGTGCCGGCGCTGGTGCGGGAAGCCAGTGAGCAGCAGTTGCTGGAACTGGCGCTCATCGAAAACGTCCAGCGCGCCGACCTCAACCCCCTGGAAACCGCCGAAGCCTACCGCCAGTTGCACGAGGAATTTGGCCTTTCGCACGAAGAAATTGCCCGCCGGGTGGGCAAAAGCCGGGTCGCGGTCAGCAACACCCTCCGGCTGCTGAAACTGCCCCCCGCGGTGCAGAAGGCCCTGCTGGAAGGGCGCATCACAGAGGGCCACGCCCGCGCCCTGTTGGGGCTGGCTTCCCCCGAAGCCCAGGAAGCCGCCTTGCGCACCGTCGAAAACAAACGCCTGACCGTGCGGCAAACCGAAGAACTCGTGCGCCGCCTGCAAGGGGAACGCCCCAGCGCCCGCCCCCGCCAAACTGCAGCCCCCGAACTGCGCGACCTGGAAGCCCGCCTGGAAACCACCCTCGGCACGCGTGTGCGCCTGACCCGCACGCGCAAAGGGGGGGCAATTACGATTTACTACTACTCCGACGAAGAACTGGAAGCCTTGCTCCACAAACTGGGGGGATAA
- the trpS gene encoding tryptophan--tRNA ligase, with translation MSDAKPKKRLLTGDRPTGKLHLGHYVGSLKNRVALQDEYECFFIIADLHTLTTKSSKAEIAQLRQNIHDIVLDYLAAGIDPAKSTIFVQSAVPETYELNLIFEMLVTLPRLTRLPSIKDMARAAQMDDEAIPFGLVGYPVLQAVDILLPRAHLVPVGKDNEAHVEITREIARRFNRMYGEVFPLPKALIGEVPTLIGIDGQAKMSKSLNNAIFLSDSEEEVNAKVRRMFTDPTRVRPDIPADPDKPTNVVFRYHDIFNPNKEEVEDLKARYRQGKVGDVEVKQKLARALNNFLEPFRERRAQYESKPELVEEILMEGTRRMRQEARETLALVREAMGMYGLNLKHRLDLEESPPSALEG, from the coding sequence ATGAGCGATGCAAAACCCAAAAAACGCCTGCTCACCGGCGACCGACCGACCGGCAAACTGCACCTCGGCCATTACGTCGGCAGTCTGAAGAACCGCGTTGCCCTGCAAGACGAATACGAATGCTTCTTCATCATCGCCGACCTGCACACTCTCACGACCAAGTCGTCCAAGGCCGAAATTGCCCAACTGCGTCAGAACATTCACGATATTGTGCTCGATTACCTCGCGGCCGGCATTGACCCCGCAAAGAGCACTATTTTCGTGCAGTCGGCGGTGCCCGAAACCTATGAACTCAACCTGATTTTTGAGATGTTGGTCACTTTACCGCGGCTGACGCGCCTGCCCAGCATCAAAGATATGGCCCGCGCCGCCCAGATGGACGACGAGGCGATTCCCTTTGGGCTGGTGGGCTACCCTGTGCTGCAGGCGGTGGATATTCTGCTGCCGCGCGCCCATCTGGTGCCTGTGGGCAAGGATAACGAAGCCCATGTGGAAATCACCCGCGAAATCGCTCGCCGCTTCAACCGCATGTATGGCGAGGTCTTCCCGTTGCCGAAGGCGCTCATTGGCGAGGTGCCGACCCTCATCGGCATCGACGGGCAGGCCAAGATGAGCAAGAGCCTGAACAACGCCATTTTCCTCTCCGACAGCGAAGAAGAGGTCAACGCGAAGGTGCGCCGCATGTTCACCGACCCCACCCGCGTGCGTCCCGACATCCCGGCCGACCCCGACAAGCCCACCAATGTCGTCTTCCGCTACCACGATATCTTCAACCCCAACAAGGAAGAAGTGGAAGACCTCAAGGCGCGCTATCGCCAGGGCAAGGTGGGCGATGTGGAAGTCAAGCAGAAACTGGCGCGGGCGCTGAACAATTTCCTGGAACCCTTCCGGGAGCGGCGGGCGCAATACGAGAGCAAGCCTGAACTGGTGGAAGAGATTCTCATGGAAGGTACCCGCCGGATGCGGCAGGAAGCCCGCGAGACCCTGGCATTGGTGCGCGAGGCGATGGGGATGTACGGGCTGAACCTGAAGCATCGGCTGGATTTGGAGGAGTCTCCCCCCAGCGCGCTGGAAGGCTGA